The Candidatus Omnitrophota bacterium genome has a window encoding:
- a CDS encoding glycosyltransferase family 4 protein, with translation MRILFFTIGTRVYPSSRVRVYGYLPYLEKEGVGYKIINLLSQRHTMNNLKMKKESAASFICERAVMAKQMARAVVSASRYDIVFLQKVLLPKTVLNAIGARNGRIVFDFDDAIYLSGDGSRYRFTDAVASSRAVIASSDFLAAKAVTYNKNVVVIPTSVETSRYRPKTPAGQDGPFVIVWIGTPEASKYLYGIRSVLIRLVKRYGDRITVKLIGLDEFKTGDVMTDRRIKLIRWSEGTEADEIASADAGIMPMDEDEWSLGKAGYKLVQYMAGGLPVLSSASGIAKTLVEEGVNGFLVKDEDGWFNRISFLISDRDRAGRMGLTGREKAETEYSYKANFGKFYSVLKRCAETP, from the coding sequence ATGCGGATCTTATTCTTTACCATAGGCACCAGAGTATATCCAAGTTCGCGGGTACGGGTCTACGGCTACCTGCCATACCTTGAAAAGGAAGGCGTCGGATATAAGATCATAAACCTCTTATCCCAGCGCCACACCATGAACAACCTCAAGATGAAAAAGGAGAGTGCCGCATCCTTCATATGCGAAAGGGCGGTTATGGCCAAACAGATGGCCCGGGCAGTGGTGTCGGCGTCAAGATATGACATCGTTTTCCTGCAGAAGGTCTTGTTGCCGAAAACGGTATTGAATGCGATCGGCGCGCGGAACGGCAGGATAGTGTTCGATTTCGATGACGCTATATACCTCTCCGGCGACGGATCGCGGTATAGATTTACGGATGCCGTGGCATCGAGCAGGGCGGTGATCGCTTCGAGCGATTTTCTGGCCGCGAAAGCGGTGACATACAACAAGAACGTGGTCGTCATCCCGACTTCAGTAGAGACGTCCAGATATAGACCTAAGACCCCGGCCGGGCAGGATGGGCCGTTCGTTATAGTATGGATAGGCACGCCTGAAGCATCAAAATACTTATATGGCATACGCAGCGTCCTTATAAGATTGGTGAAGAGATACGGCGACCGCATAACCGTAAAGCTTATCGGGCTCGATGAGTTTAAGACAGGCGACGTTATGACGGACAGACGCATAAAGCTCATACGCTGGAGCGAGGGGACGGAGGCGGACGAGATCGCGTCGGCGGACGCCGGCATAATGCCTATGGACGAGGATGAATGGTCGCTGGGGAAGGCGGGCTATAAACTCGTCCAGTATATGGCAGGCGGGCTTCCGGTCCTGTCGTCCGCCAGCGGCATCGCCAAGACGCTGGTCGAAGAAGGGGTGAACGGTTTTTTGGTTAAGGACGAGGACGGCTGGTTCAACAGGATATCTTTTCTCATCTCCGACAGGGACCGGGCCGGGCGCATGGGTCTGACGGGACGGGAGAAGGCGGAGACGGAATATTCCTATAAAGCCAACTTCGGGAAATTTTACTCCGTCTTGAAAAGGTGCGCGGAGACGCCATGA
- a CDS encoding radical SAM protein gives MKILLINPLCRLPFMLPLGLGYIASVARNEGHSVNLLDINGFGYSEGRVEAALKSSEFDIVGIGGLTSTYRYVKWLARTIRQMKPGVKIVAGNMVATAHPELLLARSDVDIAVIDEGETTFRELCAAIERGTDLKAVDGIFFKENGAIVKTGPRSRITDLDSLPFPAWDLFPMETYLNNSTQSAATFGLRSINISSVRGCPYDCVFCSRPFGTKAYARSAKSIVGEMKELRERYRVDFIDFSDDLFMLNEKRIGEFCDLLVAEGLDLRWGASGRVNLVNDRILSKMHKAGCAELSYGFESGSQEMLDRMGKRATVAQAEEAVAATRKAGIRVTGSFIFGMPGETGDTIKETLGFIKRTRLPLYRFFYATPYPGTKLYEIAREMGRLPADEDRYLENLGEMRTTFLVNLTDFPDEELVRLKNGSEAIARKNLPLSVKLELFTEDWQRRYIIVRRSIKDSGLIATLKKIYSKVLLKVKR, from the coding sequence ATGAAGATACTATTGATAAACCCGCTCTGCAGATTGCCGTTCATGCTCCCGCTCGGTCTTGGTTATATAGCGAGCGTAGCCAGGAACGAAGGGCATAGCGTCAACTTGCTCGATATCAACGGGTTCGGATATTCCGAAGGCCGGGTAGAGGCGGCATTGAAGTCGTCCGAGTTTGACATCGTAGGGATAGGCGGGCTCACCTCTACCTATAGATATGTCAAGTGGCTGGCGCGGACCATCAGGCAGATGAAACCCGGCGTCAAGATAGTCGCAGGCAACATGGTTGCCACCGCCCATCCGGAGCTGTTGCTCGCCAGGAGCGATGTCGATATCGCCGTTATAGACGAAGGGGAGACGACTTTCAGGGAGCTATGCGCGGCGATAGAACGCGGCACGGACCTGAAGGCGGTGGACGGGATCTTCTTTAAGGAGAATGGGGCCATAGTCAAGACAGGGCCGCGCTCGAGGATAACAGACCTCGACTCGTTGCCGTTCCCGGCATGGGACCTCTTCCCTATGGAGACATATCTGAATAACTCCACGCAGTCCGCCGCGACCTTCGGCCTCAGGTCCATAAATATATCGTCGGTAAGAGGGTGCCCATACGACTGCGTATTCTGTTCGCGCCCTTTCGGCACCAAGGCCTACGCGCGGTCCGCCAAGAGCATAGTCGGCGAGATGAAGGAACTGCGAGAGAGGTACCGCGTGGATTTTATAGATTTTTCCGACGATCTTTTTATGTTGAACGAGAAGCGGATAGGGGAGTTCTGCGATCTTCTCGTAGCGGAAGGGTTGGATCTCAGATGGGGCGCTTCGGGGAGGGTGAACCTCGTCAATGATCGTATCTTATCGAAGATGCATAAGGCCGGCTGCGCCGAACTCTCTTACGGCTTTGAGAGCGGCAGCCAGGAGATGCTCGACAGGATGGGGAAGAGGGCCACCGTGGCCCAGGCGGAAGAGGCGGTCGCGGCTACGAGGAAGGCCGGCATACGCGTCACAGGGTCTTTCATATTCGGCATGCCGGGAGAGACCGGAGATACCATAAAAGAGACGCTCGGGTTCATAAAACGGACGCGGCTTCCCCTGTACCGTTTTTTCTACGCCACGCCTTATCCCGGCACAAAGTTATATGAGATAGCGAGAGAGATGGGACGACTCCCGGCCGATGAAGACCGTTATCTGGAAAACTTGGGAGAGATGCGTACCACTTTCCTGGTCAACCTGACCGATTTTCCGGACGAAGAGCTGGTGAGGTTAAAGAACGGGTCGGAAGCGATCGCCAGGAAGAACCTGCCTCTTTCCGTTAAATTAGAACTCTTTACGGAAGATTGGCAGAGACGTTATATAATCGTCCGCCGCAGCATAAAAGATTCAGGCCTCATCGCTACACTTAAGAAGATATATTCAAAGGTCCTGTTAAAGGTTAAGAGATGA
- a CDS encoding glycosyltransferase family 39 protein — protein sequence MKKTMILLAVFALAFVVRAVFLSGDTAKLECDEAEYERLALNLVSSRGYINSADGSPTALRPPLYPVFLAATYEIFGHDLFIVRMIQVILSALTVCLLCLIAYRIFDGTAALVTAVMTSFYMPFARCSGMIYTETLFTFLLVLIVYMALRIKRPGPAAFCLLGLLCGLLTLVRSTAFLIPFVLVPYLFFRMRDVSFAKKAVVSLALVLSFVAAILPWSVRNYRVFGRPVFVSTNAGLNLYQAVSFTGGKVFDLDTANDPVAAKADAIVDEVERNDFYVRSAFDVYMKRPLFTLKMFAVRVLFFLNVYDWEILGGETLNYHFLFVLPFAVLGSVFSLRRRKDAAILFLSIIYFAAFTLLFPGTPRYRFPIDGFIIVLASYGLVLFMRRYTNKVYPALAVSAYLIITYILYAQSLQVKYAIRELMRRIGLW from the coding sequence ATGAAAAAGACAATGATATTGCTCGCCGTATTTGCTCTTGCATTCGTCGTGCGGGCCGTTTTCCTGTCCGGAGATACGGCAAAGCTGGAGTGCGATGAAGCGGAGTACGAGCGCCTGGCGCTCAACCTCGTATCATCCAGGGGGTATATAAATTCGGCGGACGGGTCGCCGACGGCGCTGAGACCTCCGTTATATCCCGTATTCCTGGCCGCGACATATGAGATCTTTGGCCATGATCTGTTTATCGTCAGGATGATCCAGGTGATATTGAGCGCATTGACCGTATGCCTCCTGTGCCTGATAGCCTACAGGATATTCGATGGCACCGCCGCCCTGGTTACGGCCGTCATGACGTCGTTTTACATGCCCTTCGCCAGATGCTCAGGCATGATCTATACCGAGACGCTCTTTACGTTCCTCCTCGTCCTGATCGTCTATATGGCGCTCCGGATAAAGCGGCCGGGGCCTGCCGCGTTCTGCCTCCTCGGCCTTTTATGCGGCCTCCTGACCCTGGTGAGGTCCACGGCATTCCTCATCCCGTTCGTGCTTGTGCCTTATCTCTTCTTCAGGATGAGGGACGTCTCTTTCGCCAAAAAGGCCGTCGTCTCGCTTGCGCTCGTCCTGTCCTTTGTTGCGGCGATCCTGCCGTGGTCAGTCAGAAATTACAGGGTATTCGGCAGGCCGGTCTTCGTATCGACGAACGCAGGCCTCAACCTTTACCAGGCCGTGAGCTTCACCGGCGGCAAGGTCTTCGACCTCGATACGGCGAACGACCCGGTCGCGGCAAAGGCGGACGCGATCGTCGATGAGGTCGAGCGTAATGATTTTTATGTCAGATCGGCATTCGATGTCTATATGAAGAGGCCGCTATTTACGCTTAAGATGTTCGCTGTGAGGGTATTATTCTTCCTCAACGTATATGATTGGGAGATACTGGGAGGGGAGACGCTCAATTATCACTTTCTCTTCGTGCTTCCTTTTGCCGTTTTGGGGAGCGTCTTCTCCTTGAGGAGGCGCAAGGACGCAGCGATCCTTTTTCTCTCCATAATCTATTTTGCCGCATTTACGCTTCTCTTCCCCGGGACGCCGCGCTACAGATTTCCGATAGACGGCTTCATAATAGTCCTCGCCTCTTACGGCCTGGTTCTCTTCATGCGCCGGTACACAAATAAGGTCTATCCTGCCCTTGCAGTAAGCGCCTATCTCATCATCACATACATTCTTTACGCGCAGTCCCTTCAGGTGAAGTACGCCATCAGGGAGCTGATGCGCCGTATCGGATTGTGGTAG
- a CDS encoding glycosyltransferase 87 family protein → MASDRFFRQIAKWTAIGLLLRVALMFTAMHGQDLVFIHYFPSVCIREGTWDPYGLIRTSFPAFPSTYYGPVFYFIMIIAQAMTRLFSDPSSLIEILKISATMMFGDSTTADYARAFAGKGLYKNLFLMKLPYLAFDLLMAAIILRMARAKDTALASYKLWMLNIVVLHSTYAVGQFDIVPAFFVLAAALAAVRKRPYLCMVLLGLGGGTKLFPYLLIGPAAFLLGDTWRKRCALSLAAAAAAILPYVPFMLSSGNAIFGSLILGRYYSGPARWALPAICACLYILILIYAAKDSVRGEPAKSIIFYFLAVGFLTYAVTPISFRYFVFITPLLALVIPGNKRFGLFMLFVILLLAFVRLPDRDLQMGLFAPIDPGRFAGIPALQEIIGKVVPINALYSIAAKALLFSFFGAVAWIWAIKIKSEERHIWPTI, encoded by the coding sequence ATGGCTTCTGACAGGTTTTTCCGGCAGATAGCGAAATGGACGGCGATAGGCCTTTTATTGCGCGTGGCGTTGATGTTCACTGCCATGCACGGCCAGGACCTGGTCTTCATACACTACTTTCCGTCGGTATGTATACGCGAAGGGACCTGGGACCCGTACGGCCTTATCAGGACCAGTTTCCCGGCATTCCCGTCAACATATTATGGCCCCGTCTTCTATTTTATAATGATAATAGCCCAGGCCATGACCAGGTTGTTCTCTGACCCGTCATCGCTTATCGAGATATTGAAGATATCGGCCACCATGATGTTCGGCGATTCCACGACTGCAGATTACGCGCGCGCCTTCGCGGGGAAGGGGCTCTATAAAAATCTCTTTCTCATGAAGCTCCCGTACCTCGCGTTCGACCTTTTGATGGCGGCCATCATTCTGCGCATGGCACGGGCGAAGGATACAGCGCTCGCGTCTTATAAATTATGGATGCTGAACATAGTGGTGCTGCACAGCACGTACGCGGTAGGCCAGTTCGATATAGTCCCGGCATTTTTCGTACTGGCGGCGGCTCTTGCCGCCGTCAGGAAGAGGCCGTATCTATGCATGGTGCTCCTGGGTCTCGGCGGAGGGACTAAATTATTCCCGTATCTATTGATCGGTCCGGCGGCGTTCCTCCTGGGCGATACATGGCGCAAGCGGTGCGCGCTATCTTTAGCCGCAGCCGCAGCTGCCATATTGCCGTACGTGCCATTCATGCTATCGTCAGGAAATGCGATATTCGGGTCCCTCATCCTTGGCCGGTACTATTCGGGCCCTGCCCGGTGGGCGCTCCCGGCCATATGCGCCTGCCTGTATATCCTGATCCTTATATATGCCGCTAAAGATTCGGTCAGGGGGGAACCGGCAAAGTCGATCATCTTCTATTTTCTCGCGGTCGGTTTCCTGACATATGCGGTGACGCCGATAAGCTTCAGGTATTTTGTATTCATAACGCCGCTCCTGGCGCTCGTCATCCCGGGGAATAAACGGTTCGGCCTTTTCATGCTATTCGTCATATTGCTCCTGGCTTTTGTGAGATTGCCGGACAGGGACCTGCAGATGGGGCTCTTTGCGCCTATCGACCCCGGCCGCTTCGCCGGTATTCCCGCCCTCCAGGAGATCATCGGAAAGGTCGTACCCATAAACGCGCTGTACAGTATCGCGGCCAAGGCGCTCTTATTCTCTTTCTTCGGAGCCGTCGCCTGGATATGGGCCATTAAGATAAAGAGCGAGGAGCGGCATATATGGCCAACGATATAG
- a CDS encoding oligosaccharide flippase family protein — MSKTKKFFKDVVFYSGSNLLANIMNFITAIVVRKILQPALMGLYNEIMLIFDYAQYSHLGIINSLDKELPYLYGKKDYGQVERVRNIGFTVCLMVVASISAGILIASFFVRSADMLLLNGIRIVSILIVARLIGSLYVVLNRSKHEFAVISKYTMLVAALDLVLKVVLILKFGLYGLLWASVITALAGLIYFYAASGERFSFLFDFAVRDIARLLKIGFPIFLTGFVFMTLTNIDRIMILRLLDTEKLGLYTIGLMVNVYIVQLPNLVYAVIFPRFYQAYGERQNIFEIKDLFVKPTLVFAYLFPVLIGGVILILPLLVHYILPAYAPGLFPAYLLLLGSFFLALVNMPGYLLVVLDKQFRMVMISGACVALSIFFIYIAVRRFNLGLAGVAIGASLAYLSYTSALISYAFTHYTKKVSEHVRFLAELYMPLVWVIAMLFIVRAFRTDVSGRIGADLISMFGKSAVFLIGCIPLALFANKKTGIITLLRSTYMKKT, encoded by the coding sequence ATGAGCAAGACCAAAAAGTTTTTCAAAGACGTCGTATTCTATTCGGGGAGCAACCTTCTCGCGAATATCATGAACTTCATCACGGCCATAGTGGTGCGCAAGATATTACAGCCGGCCTTGATGGGGCTCTATAACGAGATAATGCTTATCTTCGACTATGCCCAGTATTCGCACCTTGGTATAATCAATTCCCTCGATAAGGAGCTGCCGTACCTCTACGGCAAGAAGGACTACGGCCAGGTGGAGCGGGTCAGGAACATCGGTTTCACCGTATGCCTGATGGTCGTCGCCAGTATAAGCGCAGGCATCCTGATCGCCTCCTTCTTCGTGAGGTCGGCCGACATGCTCCTCCTGAACGGCATCCGCATCGTATCTATCCTGATAGTGGCGCGGCTCATCGGCTCGCTCTATGTAGTATTGAACAGGTCTAAACACGAATTCGCGGTGATCAGCAAATACACAATGCTGGTGGCCGCGCTCGACCTGGTGCTCAAAGTGGTCCTGATACTGAAATTCGGATTGTACGGCCTCCTGTGGGCGTCCGTCATCACGGCGTTAGCAGGGCTCATATATTTTTACGCGGCCAGCGGAGAGCGTTTCAGCTTCTTATTTGACTTCGCAGTGCGCGATATCGCGCGTCTTCTCAAGATAGGTTTCCCGATATTCCTTACCGGGTTCGTATTCATGACATTGACCAACATAGACCGGATAATGATCCTGCGCCTCCTCGATACCGAGAAGCTCGGTCTTTACACGATAGGGCTGATGGTGAACGTATATATAGTGCAGCTCCCCAACCTCGTATATGCGGTCATATTCCCGCGTTTCTACCAGGCGTACGGGGAGAGGCAGAACATATTCGAGATAAAGGACCTCTTCGTCAAGCCGACGCTAGTATTCGCATATCTATTCCCGGTATTGATAGGCGGCGTGATCCTCATCCTGCCGCTCCTTGTGCACTACATATTGCCCGCTTACGCGCCGGGCCTCTTCCCGGCGTATCTATTGCTGCTGGGCTCTTTCTTTCTAGCCCTGGTGAATATGCCCGGCTATCTCCTGGTGGTCCTGGATAAGCAATTCAGGATGGTGATGATCTCCGGCGCATGCGTAGCTTTAAGCATCTTCTTTATCTATATAGCGGTGCGCAGATTCAACCTCGGCCTGGCCGGGGTCGCTATAGGGGCATCGCTGGCCTATCTCTCATACACGAGCGCCCTCATCTCTTACGCATTCACCCACTATACGAAGAAGGTATCGGAGCACGTCCGGTTTTTAGCCGAGTTGTACATGCCCCTCGTGTGGGTCATCGCCATGCTCTTCATCGTGCGGGCGTTCAGGACGGATGTCTCCGGCCGTATCGGCGCCGATCTTATCTCTATGTTCGGAAAGTCCGCCGTCTTTTTGATCGGCTGCATCCCGCTGGCCTTATTTGCCAATAAGAAGACGGGGATCATTACGCTGTTGCGAAGTACGTATATGAAAAAGACGTAA
- a CDS encoding polyprenol monophosphomannose synthase, producing MANDIVVVVPTYNESENIGRLIEEINLLRLPLDILIVDDNSPDGTGEMVEALKKRIANIDIIHRREKEGLGPAYLEAFRYLLAEGGYKYIVQMDADLSHDPKDIPRLLEAASRCDAAIGSRYVKGGGAASDWGIFRKMISRYGNFYARVIAGLEVSDCTAGFKCYRAEALRSIDLNKKFLNGYGFQVQMLYELERKGFKLCEVPIYFTERRKGASKMSLNIVVEAFFYLLLMRLGIKK from the coding sequence ATGGCCAACGATATAGTAGTAGTCGTCCCGACCTATAACGAGAGCGAGAATATCGGACGGCTGATAGAAGAGATAAATCTCCTTCGATTGCCGCTCGACATATTGATAGTCGATGACAATTCCCCGGACGGCACCGGAGAGATGGTGGAGGCGCTGAAGAAGAGGATAGCCAATATCGATATTATTCACCGGAGGGAGAAGGAGGGGCTGGGGCCCGCGTATCTGGAGGCCTTCCGTTACCTCCTGGCAGAGGGCGGCTATAAGTACATAGTCCAGATGGACGCCGATCTCTCCCATGATCCTAAGGATATACCGCGGCTCCTGGAGGCCGCCAGCCGGTGCGATGCGGCGATCGGGTCAAGATACGTCAAGGGCGGCGGTGCCGCCAGCGACTGGGGTATCTTCCGGAAGATGATATCCAGATACGGGAATTTCTACGCTCGGGTCATCGCGGGGCTCGAGGTCTCCGACTGTACGGCGGGATTTAAGTGTTACAGGGCTGAGGCGCTGCGGTCCATAGACCTTAACAAAAAGTTCCTGAACGGGTACGGTTTTCAGGTCCAGATGCTTTATGAGCTCGAGAGAAAGGGTTTCAAGCTCTGCGAGGTGCCCATATATTTCACCGAACGCCGGAAGGGCGCATCCAAAATGAGCTTGAATATAGTGGTGGAGGCGTTCTTCTACCTTCTCTTGATGCGGCTGGGTATAAAAAAGTAG